A genome region from Deinococcus seoulensis includes the following:
- a CDS encoding histidine phosphatase family protein, producing MHLVLIRHAQSLNNRLYAQTGGKEGRHPDPPLSDLGLEQARLLGEAANRIPHLGSLTHLYSSLTTRAVQTVAPLATALSLPVQGTDALHEIGGLYLGQLTGPRTPTAGQTRQTLQRICPELRWPAHLDSRAAWDGGFEENDEQVYADRALTVLRDLRARHAVTDRVGLITHQNFAQFLLAALLGSPLSRLPAKLVLDNTATCELELGARGTRLLFLNRHDHLPGDMVTN from the coding sequence GTGCATCTTGTGCTGATCCGTCACGCCCAGTCCCTCAACAACCGGCTGTACGCACAGACGGGCGGTAAGGAAGGCCGGCATCCGGACCCGCCTCTGAGCGACCTGGGCTTGGAGCAGGCGCGACTGCTCGGCGAGGCCGCCAACCGCATTCCGCACCTCGGGTCGCTGACGCACCTTTACAGCAGCCTCACCACGCGCGCCGTTCAGACGGTGGCCCCACTGGCGACGGCCCTCTCGCTGCCTGTTCAGGGAACGGACGCCCTGCACGAGATCGGCGGGCTGTACCTGGGTCAGCTGACCGGCCCGCGCACGCCCACCGCCGGGCAGACCCGGCAGACGTTGCAACGGATCTGCCCTGAGTTACGCTGGCCCGCCCATCTGGACAGCCGGGCTGCCTGGGACGGTGGCTTCGAGGAGAACGACGAGCAGGTGTACGCAGACCGCGCCCTGACGGTCCTGCGCGACCTGCGGGCCCGCCACGCCGTGACGGATCGCGTGGGTCTGATCACGCACCAGAACTTCGCGCAGTTCCTGCTGGCCGCGCTGCTGGGCAGTCCCCTGAGCCGGCTGCCTGCCAAACTGGTGCTGGACAACACCGCCACCTGCGAGCTGGAACTCGGTGCGCGCGGCACCCGGCTGCTGTTCCTGAACCGGCACGATCACCTGCCTGGGGACATGGTGACGAACTGA